One window of Melospiza georgiana isolate bMelGeo1 chromosome 11, bMelGeo1.pri, whole genome shotgun sequence genomic DNA carries:
- the MST1 gene encoding hepatocyte growth factor-like protein isoform X5 translates to MQPVLGVLLALAAALGSGHRSPLNDFQRLRATELLAAPVDSPPPLPEQGTAEQCAQRCATSLACRAFHHDQQSKLCQLLPWTQHSPRIQLQKNIRYDLYQKKDYLRDCIVGDGSSYRGTRAMTEKGLRCQHWQATTPHDHRFLPSPRNGLEENYCRNPDRDKRGPWCYTVDPNVRHQSCGIKKCEDAVCMTCNGEDYRGTVDHTESGTECQRWDLQHPHKHPYHPNKYPDKGLDDNYCRNPDSSERPWCYTTDPEREREYCRIRVCKKRPRPVNVTTGCFRGKGEGYRGRVNVTVSGIPCQRWDSQVPHKHHFVPEKYPCKDLQENYCRNPDGSEAPWCFTSRPTVRIAFCFHIRRCPDEQDAQECYHGHGTHYHGHVSKTRKGITCQPWAVQTPHVPQISPATHPEAHLQENYCRNPDDDSHGPWCYTMDPRTPFDYCAIKPCSGSTVPSIMENTDTVAFEQCGQREERLQQKGRIVGGQPGNSPWTVSIRNREGVHFCGGSLVKEQWVISTRQCFFSCDADLTGYEVQLGTLFKDPGPGDPDQQTIPIVRIVCGPSESQLVMLKLARPAALTRRVALICLPPERYVVPAGTVCEIAGWGETRGTGDSSVLNVARLPVLAHGECDRALRGRLKESELCTAPLRAGVGACEGDYGGPLACLTADCWVLEGVITPSRVCARTDLPALFIRVSLYVDWIYKVMKMG, encoded by the exons ATGCAGCCCGTGCTGGGGGTCCTGCTCGCCCTGGCCGCGGCTCTGGGCTCAG GCCACCGCTCACCCCTCAATGACTTCCAGCGCCTGCGAGCCACCGAGCTGCTGGCAGCGCCTGTGGACTCACCGCCGCCGCTGCCGGAGCAGGGCACTGCGGAGCAGTGTGCCCAGCgctgtgccaccagcctggcTTGCCG GGCTTTCCACCATGACCAGCAGAGCAAGttgtgccagctgctgccctggacCCAGCACTCACCCCGCATCCAGCTGCAGAAGAACATCCGCTATGACCTGTACCAGAAGAAAG acTACCTGCGGGACTGCATCGTGGGCGATGGCTCCAGCTACCGCGGCACGCGGGCCATGACGGAGAAGGGGCTGCGCTGCCAGCATTGGCAAGCCACAACACCACATGATCACAG gttTCTGCCATCCCCTCGCAATGGGCTGGAGGAGAATTACTGCCGAAACCCTGACCGGGACAAGCGGGGCCCGTGGTGTTACACTGTTGATCCCAATGTCCGGCACCAGAGCTGCGGCATAAAGAAGTGTGAGGATG CTGTCTGCATGACCTGCAATGGGGAGGATTACCGTGGCACCGTGGACCACACTGAATCAGGGACGGAGTGCCAGCGCTGGGACCTGCAGCACCCACACAAACACCCCTACCACCCCAACAA GTACCCTGACAAGGGGCTAGATGACAACTACTGCCGCAACCCTGACAGCTCCGAGCGGCCCTGGTGCTACACCACCGACCCTGAGCGGGAGCGCGAGTACTGCCGCATCCGCGTCTGCA AAAAACGCCCACGGCCTGTCAACGTCACCACTGGCTGCTTCAGGGGCAAGGGTGAAGGCTACCGTGGCAGAGTGAATGTCACCGTGTCGGGGATCCCCTGCCAGCGCTGGGACTCCCAGGTGCCCCATAAGCACCACTTCGTGCCTGAGAAGTACCCGTGCAA GGACCTGCAGGAGAACTACTGCCGCAACCCCGATGGATCAGAGGCACCGTGGTGCTTCACCTCCCGCCCCACTGTCCGCATCGCCTTCTGCTTCCACATCCGCCGCTGCCCTGACGAGCAGGATGCCCAAG AATGCTACCACGGCCACGGCACGCACTACCACGGCCACGTCAGCAAGACCCGCAAGGGAAtcacctgccagccctgggctgtccagACACCCCACGTGCCCCA GATCTCACCTGCCACCCACCCTGAGGCACACCTGCAGGAGAACTACTGCCGCAACCCTGATGATGACAGCCATGGCCCCTGGTGCTACACCATGGACCCCCGTACCCCCTTTGACTATTGTGCCATCAAGCCCTGTT CTGGCAGCACGGTGCCCTCCATCATGGAGAATACAG ACACAGTGGCATTTGAGCAGTGTGGCCAGCgggaggagaggctgcagcagaagggGCGCATCGTTGGCGGCCAGCCTGGCAACTCGCCCTGGACTGTCAGCATCCGCAACCG GGAGGGTGTGCACTTCTGCGGGGGATCCCTGGTGAAGGAGCAGTGGGTGATCAGCACACGCCAGTGCTTCTTCTCCTG cgATGCCGACCTGACGGGCTATGAGGTGCAGCTGGGGACGCTCTTCAAGGACCCTGGCCCTGGGGATCCTGACCAACAGACCATCCCCATCGTGCGGATTGTCTGCGGCCCCTCTGAgtcccagctggtgatgctgaaGCTAGCGAG GCCAGCTGCTCTGACCAGGCGTGTGGCCCTGATCTGCCTGCCCCCCGAGCGCTATGTTGTGCCTGCGGGCACTGTCTGCGAGATCGCTGGCTGGGGGGAAACCAGAG gcacaggggacagcagcgTGCTGAACGTGGCACGGCTGCCAGTGCTGGCCCACGGCGAGTGCGACAGGGCGCTGCGGGGGCGCCTCAAGGAGAGCGAGCTGTGCACTGCCCCCCTGCGTGCCGGCGTGGGCGCCTGCGag GGCGATTATGGCGGACCACTGGCTTGCCTCACCGCTGACTGCTGGGTGCTGGAGGGGGTGATCACCCCCTCCCGTGTGTGTGCCCGCACTGACCTGCCCGCCCTCTTCATCCGTGTTTCCCTCTATGTTGACTGGATCTACAAGGTGATGAAGATGGGCTGA
- the MST1 gene encoding hepatocyte growth factor-like protein isoform X3 → MQPVLGVLLALAAALGSGHRSPLNDFQRLRATELLAAPVDSPPPLPEQGTAEQCAQRCATSLACRAFHHDQQSKLCQLLPWTQHSPRIQLQKNIRYDLYQKKDYLRDCIVGDGSSYRGTRAMTEKGLRCQHWQATTPHDHRFLPSPRNGLEENYCRNPDRDKRGPWCYTVDPNVRHQSCGIKKCEDAVCMTCNGEDYRGTVDHTESGTECQRWDLQHPHKHPYHPNKYPDKGLDDNYCRNPDSSERPWCYTTDPEREREYCRIRVCTEKRPRPVNVTTGCFRGKGEGYRGRVNVTVSGIPCQRWDSQVPHKHHFVPEKYPCKDLQENYCRNPDGSEAPWCFTSRPTVRIAFCFHIRRCPDEQDAQECYHGHGTHYHGHVSKTRKGITCQPWAVQTPHVPQISPATHPEAHLQENYCRNPDDDSHGPWCYTMDPRTPFDYCAIKPCSGSTVPSIMENTDTVAFEQCGQREERLQQKGRIVGGQPGNSPWTVSIRNREGVHFCGGSLVKEQWVISTRQCFFSCDADLTGYEVQLGTLFKDPGPGDPDQQTIPIVRIVCGPSESQLVMLKLARPAALTRRVALICLPPERYVVPAGTVCEIAGWGETRGTGDSSVLNVARLPVLAHGECDRALRGRLKESELCTAPLRAGVGACEGDYGGPLACLTADCWVLEGVITPSRVCARTDLPALFIRVSLYVDWIYKVMKMG, encoded by the exons ATGCAGCCCGTGCTGGGGGTCCTGCTCGCCCTGGCCGCGGCTCTGGGCTCAG GCCACCGCTCACCCCTCAATGACTTCCAGCGCCTGCGAGCCACCGAGCTGCTGGCAGCGCCTGTGGACTCACCGCCGCCGCTGCCGGAGCAGGGCACTGCGGAGCAGTGTGCCCAGCgctgtgccaccagcctggcTTGCCG GGCTTTCCACCATGACCAGCAGAGCAAGttgtgccagctgctgccctggacCCAGCACTCACCCCGCATCCAGCTGCAGAAGAACATCCGCTATGACCTGTACCAGAAGAAAG acTACCTGCGGGACTGCATCGTGGGCGATGGCTCCAGCTACCGCGGCACGCGGGCCATGACGGAGAAGGGGCTGCGCTGCCAGCATTGGCAAGCCACAACACCACATGATCACAG gttTCTGCCATCCCCTCGCAATGGGCTGGAGGAGAATTACTGCCGAAACCCTGACCGGGACAAGCGGGGCCCGTGGTGTTACACTGTTGATCCCAATGTCCGGCACCAGAGCTGCGGCATAAAGAAGTGTGAGGATG CTGTCTGCATGACCTGCAATGGGGAGGATTACCGTGGCACCGTGGACCACACTGAATCAGGGACGGAGTGCCAGCGCTGGGACCTGCAGCACCCACACAAACACCCCTACCACCCCAACAA GTACCCTGACAAGGGGCTAGATGACAACTACTGCCGCAACCCTGACAGCTCCGAGCGGCCCTGGTGCTACACCACCGACCCTGAGCGGGAGCGCGAGTACTGCCGCATCCGCGTCTGCA CAGAAAAACGCCCACGGCCTGTCAACGTCACCACTGGCTGCTTCAGGGGCAAGGGTGAAGGCTACCGTGGCAGAGTGAATGTCACCGTGTCGGGGATCCCCTGCCAGCGCTGGGACTCCCAGGTGCCCCATAAGCACCACTTCGTGCCTGAGAAGTACCCGTGCAA GGACCTGCAGGAGAACTACTGCCGCAACCCCGATGGATCAGAGGCACCGTGGTGCTTCACCTCCCGCCCCACTGTCCGCATCGCCTTCTGCTTCCACATCCGCCGCTGCCCTGACGAGCAGGATGCCCAAG AATGCTACCACGGCCACGGCACGCACTACCACGGCCACGTCAGCAAGACCCGCAAGGGAAtcacctgccagccctgggctgtccagACACCCCACGTGCCCCA GATCTCACCTGCCACCCACCCTGAGGCACACCTGCAGGAGAACTACTGCCGCAACCCTGATGATGACAGCCATGGCCCCTGGTGCTACACCATGGACCCCCGTACCCCCTTTGACTATTGTGCCATCAAGCCCTGTT CTGGCAGCACGGTGCCCTCCATCATGGAGAATACAG ACACAGTGGCATTTGAGCAGTGTGGCCAGCgggaggagaggctgcagcagaagggGCGCATCGTTGGCGGCCAGCCTGGCAACTCGCCCTGGACTGTCAGCATCCGCAACCG GGAGGGTGTGCACTTCTGCGGGGGATCCCTGGTGAAGGAGCAGTGGGTGATCAGCACACGCCAGTGCTTCTTCTCCTG cgATGCCGACCTGACGGGCTATGAGGTGCAGCTGGGGACGCTCTTCAAGGACCCTGGCCCTGGGGATCCTGACCAACAGACCATCCCCATCGTGCGGATTGTCTGCGGCCCCTCTGAgtcccagctggtgatgctgaaGCTAGCGAG GCCAGCTGCTCTGACCAGGCGTGTGGCCCTGATCTGCCTGCCCCCCGAGCGCTATGTTGTGCCTGCGGGCACTGTCTGCGAGATCGCTGGCTGGGGGGAAACCAGAG gcacaggggacagcagcgTGCTGAACGTGGCACGGCTGCCAGTGCTGGCCCACGGCGAGTGCGACAGGGCGCTGCGGGGGCGCCTCAAGGAGAGCGAGCTGTGCACTGCCCCCCTGCGTGCCGGCGTGGGCGCCTGCGag GGCGATTATGGCGGACCACTGGCTTGCCTCACCGCTGACTGCTGGGTGCTGGAGGGGGTGATCACCCCCTCCCGTGTGTGTGCCCGCACTGACCTGCCCGCCCTCTTCATCCGTGTTTCCCTCTATGTTGACTGGATCTACAAGGTGATGAAGATGGGCTGA
- the MST1 gene encoding hepatocyte growth factor-like protein isoform X1, with protein sequence MQPVLGVLLALAAALGSGHRSPLNDFQRLRATELLAAPVDSPPPLPEQGTAEQCAQRCATSLACRAFHHDQQSKLCQLLPWTQHSPRIQLQKNIRYDLYQKKDYLRDCIVGDGSSYRGTRAMTEKGLRCQHWQATTPHDHRFLPSPRNGLEENYCRNPDRDKRGPWCYTVDPNVRHQSCGIKKCEDAVCMTCNGEDYRGTVDHTESGTECQRWDLQHPHKHPYHPNKYPDKGLDDNYCRNPDSSERPWCYTTDPEREREYCRIRVCSKSPPASCTAGPEGPGATPDPATVPLSLATQAEKRPRPVNVTTGCFRGKGEGYRGRVNVTVSGIPCQRWDSQVPHKHHFVPEKYPCKDLQENYCRNPDGSEAPWCFTSRPTVRIAFCFHIRRCPDEQDAQECYHGHGTHYHGHVSKTRKGITCQPWAVQTPHVPQISPATHPEAHLQENYCRNPDDDSHGPWCYTMDPRTPFDYCAIKPCSGSTVPSIMENTDTVAFEQCGQREERLQQKGRIVGGQPGNSPWTVSIRNREGVHFCGGSLVKEQWVISTRQCFFSCDADLTGYEVQLGTLFKDPGPGDPDQQTIPIVRIVCGPSESQLVMLKLARPAALTRRVALICLPPERYVVPAGTVCEIAGWGETRGTGDSSVLNVARLPVLAHGECDRALRGRLKESELCTAPLRAGVGACEGDYGGPLACLTADCWVLEGVITPSRVCARTDLPALFIRVSLYVDWIYKVMKMG encoded by the exons ATGCAGCCCGTGCTGGGGGTCCTGCTCGCCCTGGCCGCGGCTCTGGGCTCAG GCCACCGCTCACCCCTCAATGACTTCCAGCGCCTGCGAGCCACCGAGCTGCTGGCAGCGCCTGTGGACTCACCGCCGCCGCTGCCGGAGCAGGGCACTGCGGAGCAGTGTGCCCAGCgctgtgccaccagcctggcTTGCCG GGCTTTCCACCATGACCAGCAGAGCAAGttgtgccagctgctgccctggacCCAGCACTCACCCCGCATCCAGCTGCAGAAGAACATCCGCTATGACCTGTACCAGAAGAAAG acTACCTGCGGGACTGCATCGTGGGCGATGGCTCCAGCTACCGCGGCACGCGGGCCATGACGGAGAAGGGGCTGCGCTGCCAGCATTGGCAAGCCACAACACCACATGATCACAG gttTCTGCCATCCCCTCGCAATGGGCTGGAGGAGAATTACTGCCGAAACCCTGACCGGGACAAGCGGGGCCCGTGGTGTTACACTGTTGATCCCAATGTCCGGCACCAGAGCTGCGGCATAAAGAAGTGTGAGGATG CTGTCTGCATGACCTGCAATGGGGAGGATTACCGTGGCACCGTGGACCACACTGAATCAGGGACGGAGTGCCAGCGCTGGGACCTGCAGCACCCACACAAACACCCCTACCACCCCAACAA GTACCCTGACAAGGGGCTAGATGACAACTACTGCCGCAACCCTGACAGCTCCGAGCGGCCCTGGTGCTACACCACCGACCCTGAGCGGGAGCGCGAGTACTGCCGCATCCGCGTCTGCAGTAAGTCCCCACCAGCATCGTGCACTGCTGGGCCTGAGGGTCCTGGTGCCACCCCTGACCCTGCTACTGTGCCCCTCTCTCTGGCCACACAAGCAGAAAAACGCCCACGGCCTGTCAACGTCACCACTGGCTGCTTCAGGGGCAAGGGTGAAGGCTACCGTGGCAGAGTGAATGTCACCGTGTCGGGGATCCCCTGCCAGCGCTGGGACTCCCAGGTGCCCCATAAGCACCACTTCGTGCCTGAGAAGTACCCGTGCAA GGACCTGCAGGAGAACTACTGCCGCAACCCCGATGGATCAGAGGCACCGTGGTGCTTCACCTCCCGCCCCACTGTCCGCATCGCCTTCTGCTTCCACATCCGCCGCTGCCCTGACGAGCAGGATGCCCAAG AATGCTACCACGGCCACGGCACGCACTACCACGGCCACGTCAGCAAGACCCGCAAGGGAAtcacctgccagccctgggctgtccagACACCCCACGTGCCCCA GATCTCACCTGCCACCCACCCTGAGGCACACCTGCAGGAGAACTACTGCCGCAACCCTGATGATGACAGCCATGGCCCCTGGTGCTACACCATGGACCCCCGTACCCCCTTTGACTATTGTGCCATCAAGCCCTGTT CTGGCAGCACGGTGCCCTCCATCATGGAGAATACAG ACACAGTGGCATTTGAGCAGTGTGGCCAGCgggaggagaggctgcagcagaagggGCGCATCGTTGGCGGCCAGCCTGGCAACTCGCCCTGGACTGTCAGCATCCGCAACCG GGAGGGTGTGCACTTCTGCGGGGGATCCCTGGTGAAGGAGCAGTGGGTGATCAGCACACGCCAGTGCTTCTTCTCCTG cgATGCCGACCTGACGGGCTATGAGGTGCAGCTGGGGACGCTCTTCAAGGACCCTGGCCCTGGGGATCCTGACCAACAGACCATCCCCATCGTGCGGATTGTCTGCGGCCCCTCTGAgtcccagctggtgatgctgaaGCTAGCGAG GCCAGCTGCTCTGACCAGGCGTGTGGCCCTGATCTGCCTGCCCCCCGAGCGCTATGTTGTGCCTGCGGGCACTGTCTGCGAGATCGCTGGCTGGGGGGAAACCAGAG gcacaggggacagcagcgTGCTGAACGTGGCACGGCTGCCAGTGCTGGCCCACGGCGAGTGCGACAGGGCGCTGCGGGGGCGCCTCAAGGAGAGCGAGCTGTGCACTGCCCCCCTGCGTGCCGGCGTGGGCGCCTGCGag GGCGATTATGGCGGACCACTGGCTTGCCTCACCGCTGACTGCTGGGTGCTGGAGGGGGTGATCACCCCCTCCCGTGTGTGTGCCCGCACTGACCTGCCCGCCCTCTTCATCCGTGTTTCCCTCTATGTTGACTGGATCTACAAGGTGATGAAGATGGGCTGA
- the MST1 gene encoding hepatocyte growth factor-like protein isoform X4 — protein sequence MQPVLGVLLALAAALGSGHRSPLNDFQRLRATELLAAPVDSPPPLPEQGTAEQCAQRCATSLACRAFHHDQQSKLCQLLPWTQHSPRIQLQKNIRYDLYQKKDYLRDCIVGDGSSYRGTRAMTEKGLRCQHWQATTPHDHSRFLPSPRNGLEENYCRNPDRDKRGPWCYTVDPNVRHQSCGIKKCEDAVCMTCNGEDYRGTVDHTESGTECQRWDLQHPHKHPYHPNKYPDKGLDDNYCRNPDSSERPWCYTTDPEREREYCRIRVCKKRPRPVNVTTGCFRGKGEGYRGRVNVTVSGIPCQRWDSQVPHKHHFVPEKYPCKDLQENYCRNPDGSEAPWCFTSRPTVRIAFCFHIRRCPDEQDAQECYHGHGTHYHGHVSKTRKGITCQPWAVQTPHVPQISPATHPEAHLQENYCRNPDDDSHGPWCYTMDPRTPFDYCAIKPCSGSTVPSIMENTDTVAFEQCGQREERLQQKGRIVGGQPGNSPWTVSIRNREGVHFCGGSLVKEQWVISTRQCFFSCDADLTGYEVQLGTLFKDPGPGDPDQQTIPIVRIVCGPSESQLVMLKLARPAALTRRVALICLPPERYVVPAGTVCEIAGWGETRGTGDSSVLNVARLPVLAHGECDRALRGRLKESELCTAPLRAGVGACEGDYGGPLACLTADCWVLEGVITPSRVCARTDLPALFIRVSLYVDWIYKVMKMG from the exons ATGCAGCCCGTGCTGGGGGTCCTGCTCGCCCTGGCCGCGGCTCTGGGCTCAG GCCACCGCTCACCCCTCAATGACTTCCAGCGCCTGCGAGCCACCGAGCTGCTGGCAGCGCCTGTGGACTCACCGCCGCCGCTGCCGGAGCAGGGCACTGCGGAGCAGTGTGCCCAGCgctgtgccaccagcctggcTTGCCG GGCTTTCCACCATGACCAGCAGAGCAAGttgtgccagctgctgccctggacCCAGCACTCACCCCGCATCCAGCTGCAGAAGAACATCCGCTATGACCTGTACCAGAAGAAAG acTACCTGCGGGACTGCATCGTGGGCGATGGCTCCAGCTACCGCGGCACGCGGGCCATGACGGAGAAGGGGCTGCGCTGCCAGCATTGGCAAGCCACAACACCACATGATCACAG caggttTCTGCCATCCCCTCGCAATGGGCTGGAGGAGAATTACTGCCGAAACCCTGACCGGGACAAGCGGGGCCCGTGGTGTTACACTGTTGATCCCAATGTCCGGCACCAGAGCTGCGGCATAAAGAAGTGTGAGGATG CTGTCTGCATGACCTGCAATGGGGAGGATTACCGTGGCACCGTGGACCACACTGAATCAGGGACGGAGTGCCAGCGCTGGGACCTGCAGCACCCACACAAACACCCCTACCACCCCAACAA GTACCCTGACAAGGGGCTAGATGACAACTACTGCCGCAACCCTGACAGCTCCGAGCGGCCCTGGTGCTACACCACCGACCCTGAGCGGGAGCGCGAGTACTGCCGCATCCGCGTCTGCA AAAAACGCCCACGGCCTGTCAACGTCACCACTGGCTGCTTCAGGGGCAAGGGTGAAGGCTACCGTGGCAGAGTGAATGTCACCGTGTCGGGGATCCCCTGCCAGCGCTGGGACTCCCAGGTGCCCCATAAGCACCACTTCGTGCCTGAGAAGTACCCGTGCAA GGACCTGCAGGAGAACTACTGCCGCAACCCCGATGGATCAGAGGCACCGTGGTGCTTCACCTCCCGCCCCACTGTCCGCATCGCCTTCTGCTTCCACATCCGCCGCTGCCCTGACGAGCAGGATGCCCAAG AATGCTACCACGGCCACGGCACGCACTACCACGGCCACGTCAGCAAGACCCGCAAGGGAAtcacctgccagccctgggctgtccagACACCCCACGTGCCCCA GATCTCACCTGCCACCCACCCTGAGGCACACCTGCAGGAGAACTACTGCCGCAACCCTGATGATGACAGCCATGGCCCCTGGTGCTACACCATGGACCCCCGTACCCCCTTTGACTATTGTGCCATCAAGCCCTGTT CTGGCAGCACGGTGCCCTCCATCATGGAGAATACAG ACACAGTGGCATTTGAGCAGTGTGGCCAGCgggaggagaggctgcagcagaagggGCGCATCGTTGGCGGCCAGCCTGGCAACTCGCCCTGGACTGTCAGCATCCGCAACCG GGAGGGTGTGCACTTCTGCGGGGGATCCCTGGTGAAGGAGCAGTGGGTGATCAGCACACGCCAGTGCTTCTTCTCCTG cgATGCCGACCTGACGGGCTATGAGGTGCAGCTGGGGACGCTCTTCAAGGACCCTGGCCCTGGGGATCCTGACCAACAGACCATCCCCATCGTGCGGATTGTCTGCGGCCCCTCTGAgtcccagctggtgatgctgaaGCTAGCGAG GCCAGCTGCTCTGACCAGGCGTGTGGCCCTGATCTGCCTGCCCCCCGAGCGCTATGTTGTGCCTGCGGGCACTGTCTGCGAGATCGCTGGCTGGGGGGAAACCAGAG gcacaggggacagcagcgTGCTGAACGTGGCACGGCTGCCAGTGCTGGCCCACGGCGAGTGCGACAGGGCGCTGCGGGGGCGCCTCAAGGAGAGCGAGCTGTGCACTGCCCCCCTGCGTGCCGGCGTGGGCGCCTGCGag GGCGATTATGGCGGACCACTGGCTTGCCTCACCGCTGACTGCTGGGTGCTGGAGGGGGTGATCACCCCCTCCCGTGTGTGTGCCCGCACTGACCTGCCCGCCCTCTTCATCCGTGTTTCCCTCTATGTTGACTGGATCTACAAGGTGATGAAGATGGGCTGA
- the MST1 gene encoding hepatocyte growth factor-like protein isoform X2 codes for MQPVLGVLLALAAALGSGHRSPLNDFQRLRATELLAAPVDSPPPLPEQGTAEQCAQRCATSLACRAFHHDQQSKLCQLLPWTQHSPRIQLQKNIRYDLYQKKDYLRDCIVGDGSSYRGTRAMTEKGLRCQHWQATTPHDHSRFLPSPRNGLEENYCRNPDRDKRGPWCYTVDPNVRHQSCGIKKCEDAVCMTCNGEDYRGTVDHTESGTECQRWDLQHPHKHPYHPNKYPDKGLDDNYCRNPDSSERPWCYTTDPEREREYCRIRVCTEKRPRPVNVTTGCFRGKGEGYRGRVNVTVSGIPCQRWDSQVPHKHHFVPEKYPCKDLQENYCRNPDGSEAPWCFTSRPTVRIAFCFHIRRCPDEQDAQECYHGHGTHYHGHVSKTRKGITCQPWAVQTPHVPQISPATHPEAHLQENYCRNPDDDSHGPWCYTMDPRTPFDYCAIKPCSGSTVPSIMENTDTVAFEQCGQREERLQQKGRIVGGQPGNSPWTVSIRNREGVHFCGGSLVKEQWVISTRQCFFSCDADLTGYEVQLGTLFKDPGPGDPDQQTIPIVRIVCGPSESQLVMLKLARPAALTRRVALICLPPERYVVPAGTVCEIAGWGETRGTGDSSVLNVARLPVLAHGECDRALRGRLKESELCTAPLRAGVGACEGDYGGPLACLTADCWVLEGVITPSRVCARTDLPALFIRVSLYVDWIYKVMKMG; via the exons ATGCAGCCCGTGCTGGGGGTCCTGCTCGCCCTGGCCGCGGCTCTGGGCTCAG GCCACCGCTCACCCCTCAATGACTTCCAGCGCCTGCGAGCCACCGAGCTGCTGGCAGCGCCTGTGGACTCACCGCCGCCGCTGCCGGAGCAGGGCACTGCGGAGCAGTGTGCCCAGCgctgtgccaccagcctggcTTGCCG GGCTTTCCACCATGACCAGCAGAGCAAGttgtgccagctgctgccctggacCCAGCACTCACCCCGCATCCAGCTGCAGAAGAACATCCGCTATGACCTGTACCAGAAGAAAG acTACCTGCGGGACTGCATCGTGGGCGATGGCTCCAGCTACCGCGGCACGCGGGCCATGACGGAGAAGGGGCTGCGCTGCCAGCATTGGCAAGCCACAACACCACATGATCACAG caggttTCTGCCATCCCCTCGCAATGGGCTGGAGGAGAATTACTGCCGAAACCCTGACCGGGACAAGCGGGGCCCGTGGTGTTACACTGTTGATCCCAATGTCCGGCACCAGAGCTGCGGCATAAAGAAGTGTGAGGATG CTGTCTGCATGACCTGCAATGGGGAGGATTACCGTGGCACCGTGGACCACACTGAATCAGGGACGGAGTGCCAGCGCTGGGACCTGCAGCACCCACACAAACACCCCTACCACCCCAACAA GTACCCTGACAAGGGGCTAGATGACAACTACTGCCGCAACCCTGACAGCTCCGAGCGGCCCTGGTGCTACACCACCGACCCTGAGCGGGAGCGCGAGTACTGCCGCATCCGCGTCTGCA CAGAAAAACGCCCACGGCCTGTCAACGTCACCACTGGCTGCTTCAGGGGCAAGGGTGAAGGCTACCGTGGCAGAGTGAATGTCACCGTGTCGGGGATCCCCTGCCAGCGCTGGGACTCCCAGGTGCCCCATAAGCACCACTTCGTGCCTGAGAAGTACCCGTGCAA GGACCTGCAGGAGAACTACTGCCGCAACCCCGATGGATCAGAGGCACCGTGGTGCTTCACCTCCCGCCCCACTGTCCGCATCGCCTTCTGCTTCCACATCCGCCGCTGCCCTGACGAGCAGGATGCCCAAG AATGCTACCACGGCCACGGCACGCACTACCACGGCCACGTCAGCAAGACCCGCAAGGGAAtcacctgccagccctgggctgtccagACACCCCACGTGCCCCA GATCTCACCTGCCACCCACCCTGAGGCACACCTGCAGGAGAACTACTGCCGCAACCCTGATGATGACAGCCATGGCCCCTGGTGCTACACCATGGACCCCCGTACCCCCTTTGACTATTGTGCCATCAAGCCCTGTT CTGGCAGCACGGTGCCCTCCATCATGGAGAATACAG ACACAGTGGCATTTGAGCAGTGTGGCCAGCgggaggagaggctgcagcagaagggGCGCATCGTTGGCGGCCAGCCTGGCAACTCGCCCTGGACTGTCAGCATCCGCAACCG GGAGGGTGTGCACTTCTGCGGGGGATCCCTGGTGAAGGAGCAGTGGGTGATCAGCACACGCCAGTGCTTCTTCTCCTG cgATGCCGACCTGACGGGCTATGAGGTGCAGCTGGGGACGCTCTTCAAGGACCCTGGCCCTGGGGATCCTGACCAACAGACCATCCCCATCGTGCGGATTGTCTGCGGCCCCTCTGAgtcccagctggtgatgctgaaGCTAGCGAG GCCAGCTGCTCTGACCAGGCGTGTGGCCCTGATCTGCCTGCCCCCCGAGCGCTATGTTGTGCCTGCGGGCACTGTCTGCGAGATCGCTGGCTGGGGGGAAACCAGAG gcacaggggacagcagcgTGCTGAACGTGGCACGGCTGCCAGTGCTGGCCCACGGCGAGTGCGACAGGGCGCTGCGGGGGCGCCTCAAGGAGAGCGAGCTGTGCACTGCCCCCCTGCGTGCCGGCGTGGGCGCCTGCGag GGCGATTATGGCGGACCACTGGCTTGCCTCACCGCTGACTGCTGGGTGCTGGAGGGGGTGATCACCCCCTCCCGTGTGTGTGCCCGCACTGACCTGCCCGCCCTCTTCATCCGTGTTTCCCTCTATGTTGACTGGATCTACAAGGTGATGAAGATGGGCTGA